Proteins from a single region of Hordeum vulgare subsp. vulgare chromosome 6H, MorexV3_pseudomolecules_assembly, whole genome shotgun sequence:
- the LOC123401933 gene encoding growth-regulating factor 10-like: protein MADEKEGDSLQPPSKLPRLSSADENAGAVTMAVSSPLGLGLGLGLGGDSRGEQHALEARAVAAAAKSVLTFMQQQELEHQVLIYRYFAAGAPVPVHLVLPIWKSVAASSFGPHRFPSLIGLGSMCFDYRSSMEPEPGRCRRTDGKKWRCSRDVVQGHKYCERHVHRGRGRSRKPVEGAPAAPAHNGSSTAATAAPSRGIGFSPAGILHATHSAAAHAT from the exons ATGGCCGACGAGAAAGAAGGCGACTCGCTGCAGCCGCCGTCCAAGCTGCCCCGCCTCTCCTCCGCCGACGAGAACGCCG GGGCGGTGACGATGGCGGTCTCGTCGCCGCTGGGTCTTGGCCTCGGCCTGGGGCTCGGCGGCGATAGCCGTGGCGAGCAGCACGCCTTGGAAGCacgggcggtggcggcggcggcgaagtcGGTGCTGACGTTCATGCAGCAGCAGGAGCTGGAGCACCAGGTGCTCATCTACCGCTACTTCGCGGCGGGGGCGCCCGTGCCGGTGCACCTCGTGCTTCCCATCTGGAAGagcgtcgccgcctcctccttcgGCCCGCACCGCTTCCCCTCGC TGATTGGGCTGGGGAGCATGTGCTTCGACTACCGGAGCAGCATGGAGCCGGAGCCCGGGCGGTGCCGCCGCACGGACGGCAAGAAGTGGCGGTGCTCCCGCGACGTGGTGCAGGGGCACAAGTACTGCGAGCGGCACGTCCACCGGGGCCGCGGCCGTTCAAGAAAGCCTGTGGAAGGAGCCCCCGCCGCACCGGCGCACAACGGCAGcagcaccgccgccaccgccgccccgtcCCGCGGCATCGGCTTCTCCCCCGCCGGCATCCTCCACGCCACCCACAGCGCCGCCGCGCACGCCACCTGA